Proteins co-encoded in one Malus sylvestris chromosome 7, drMalSylv7.2, whole genome shotgun sequence genomic window:
- the LOC126628319 gene encoding cysteine-rich receptor-like protein kinase 10, with protein sequence MNHQKMKSMTTLLLIFSIFTLPSFLTNTEADYLYHACPNTTTFTPNSTFQSNLNRLLSTLSSNANRSTGFYNASVQTPNNAVYGLFLCRGDVVATNACENCVATATAQAPERCPIEKQVVIWYDDCMLRYSNESFFSTSAESPGIYQWNSQNVTTEQTRFNQVVAASMNEVATEAANDTDKFATKQAKFTDLITLYSLGQCTQDLSAAACDRCFREAIRRLPICCSGKQGGRVLFPSCNVRYEIYPFYAENATAPAPAPGAPPPKGKSKIPTSTIVAIAVPISVSVLLFVVGYCCITRRARKKYNQAAADEPSGENDITTVESLQFDFATIQSATSNFSDDHKLGEGGFGQVYKGTLSNGQEVAVKRLSRNSGQGTEEFKNEMVLVAKLQHRNLVRLLGFCLEGEEKILVYEYVLNKSLDCFLFDPEKQGQLDWSRRYKIISGIARGIMYLHEDSRLRIIHRDLKASNILLDGEMHPKISDFGMARIFGVDQTQASTNRIVGTYGYMSPEYAMHGHFSIKSDLYSFGVLVLEIISGKKNSYFFQTDAAEDLMSHAWKLWRDGAPLELLDPCLWDSYSRTEVIRCIHISLLCVQEDPADRPTMQSVVLMLNSYSVTLPLPQQPAFFLQSRAMGNMLEATLDSAQSISKSSPSVYEGSITEVYPR encoded by the exons ATGAATCaccaaaaaatgaaaagcaTGACTACCCTTCTTttgattttctccatttttacTCTGCCCAGCTTTCTCACCAATACGGAAGCAGATTATCTCTACCACGCCTGCCCAAACACCACCACCTTCACCCCAAACTCCACCTTCCAGTCCAACCTCAACCGCCTCCTCTCCACCCTCTCCTCCAATGCCAACCGCTCCACGGGCTTCTACAACGCCTCTGTCCAAACCCCAAACAACGCCGTCTACGGCCTCTTCCTCTGCCGCGGTGACGTCGTAGCCACCAACGCTTGCGAAAACTGTGTCGCCACCGCAACCGCCCAGGCCCCAGAACGCTGCCCCATAGAAAAACAGGTGGTGATCTGGTACGACGACTGCATGCTACGGTACTCCAACGAGTCATTCTTTTCCACCTCGGCCGAATCGCCTGGCATATATCAGTGGAATTCGCAGAACGTAACAACGGAACAGACTCGGTTCAACCAGGTGGTGGCGGCGAGTATGAACGAGGTGGCTACCGAGGCTGCCAACGACACGGACAAGTTCGCGACAAAACAAGCTAAGTTCACTGATCTGATTACGCTGTACAGCCTCGGGCAGTGCACGCAGGACCTGTCCGCGGCTGCTTGCGACCGGTGCTTTAGGGAGGCCATAAGGCGATTGCCGATTTGTTGTAGCGGAAAGCAAGGGGGACGAGTTCTGTTTCCGAGTTGTAACGTTAGGTATGAAATCTACCCCTTCTACGCCGAGAACGCCACAGCACCTGCGCCTGCACCAGGGGCTCCTCCGCCTAAAG gAAAAAGCAAAATCCCAACTAGTACAATTGTTGCCATTGCTGTACCAATATCTGTATCTGTGCTACTTTTCGTTGTGGGTTACTGTTGCATAACTAGgagagcaagaaagaagtacaatCAAGCAGCAGCAGACGAACCAAGCG GTGAGAATGACATTACTACTGTCGAGTCTTTGCAATTTGATTTTGCTACCATCCAATCAGCTACGAGCAATTTCTCCGATGATCACAAGTTAGGCGAAGGTGGTTTCGGTCAAGTTTACAAG GGTACACTTTCAAACGGTCAAGAAGTAGCTGTGAAGAGGCTATCAAGGAACTCTGGCCAAGGCACAGAAGAGTTTAAGAACGAGATGGTATTGGTAGCCAAGCTTCAACACCGAAATTTGGTTAGGCTATTGGGATTTTGCTTGGAAGGCGAAGAAAAGATTCTTGTTTATGAATATGTGCTCAACAAAAGCCTCGACTGTTTCCTATTTG ACCCTGAGAAACAGGGGCAATTGGATTGGTCAAGACGTTACAAGATTATTTCAGGAATTGCTCGAGGAATCATGTACCTGCATGAAGATTCCCGACTTAGAATTATACATCGTGATCTTAAAGCCAGCAATATATTGTTAGATGGGGAGATGCATCCAAAAATATCTGATTTTGGCATGGCCAGGATATTTGGGGTTGATCAAACTCAAGCAAGCACAAATAGAATTGTCGGAACATA TGGTTATATGTCTCCTGAGTATGCAATGCACGGACATTTTTCTATCAAGTCCGATCTGTATAGTTTCGGTGTTTTAGTTCTAGAAATCATCAGTGGCAAGAAGAACAGTTACTTCTTTCAGACTGATGCAGCTGAGGACCTCATGAGCCAT GCTTGGAAGTTATGGAGAGATGGGGCACCTTTGGAATTGTTGGATCCGTGTCTGTGGGACTCTTATTCGAGGACTGAAGTAATTAGATGCATCCACATCAGCTTACTTTGTGTTCAGGAAGATCCAGCTGACAGGCCGACAATGCAATCGGTAGTTCTCATGCTCAATAGCTACTCTGTTACTCTGCCATTACCTCAACAACCGGCATTTTTCCTCCAAAGTAGAGCAATGGGAAACATGTTAGAGGCAACGCTGGACTCTGCTCAATCTATCAGCAAGTCATCTCCGTCCGTTTATGAAGGATCTATCACTGAAGTATACCCTAGATAG